One part of the Parasphingorhabdus sp. SCSIO 66989 genome encodes these proteins:
- a CDS encoding S24 family peptidase — translation MTDNQKVRDTLARLITDRGVSYAGVSDMLGRNPAYIQQFIRRGTPSRLAERDRQLLAQFFGVSEDLLRNTDDSLPTNSAASRSAMGVRGKFLRPIPKLSIGASAGPGRMADSEHVESELAFDEDWLRRQGFANAALNMIRVEGDSMEPTLCDGDDIMVEMASGDTPRRDGVYVLRRDDALMVKRLAFQPDGSVSVLSDNPAYPSMQGLGLDSVAVVGRVVWAGRRL, via the coding sequence ATGACCGATAACCAGAAAGTGCGCGATACTCTGGCGCGGCTGATTACTGATCGTGGGGTCAGCTATGCCGGTGTCTCCGATATGCTGGGTCGCAATCCGGCCTATATCCAGCAATTTATCCGGCGGGGTACGCCGTCACGATTGGCCGAACGCGACCGGCAATTGCTGGCACAGTTTTTCGGTGTATCCGAAGACCTGTTGCGCAACACGGATGATTCTCTGCCTACTAATTCCGCTGCATCACGTTCAGCCATGGGAGTAAGAGGAAAATTCCTGCGACCCATTCCGAAGCTTTCTATAGGGGCCTCTGCAGGGCCGGGGCGTATGGCCGATAGCGAGCATGTCGAAAGCGAACTGGCCTTTGATGAGGATTGGCTGCGCCGGCAGGGCTTTGCCAACGCTGCGCTCAATATGATCCGGGTCGAGGGGGACTCGATGGAGCCGACGCTGTGCGATGGCGACGACATCATGGTCGAGATGGCAAGCGGCGATACACCGCGCCGCGATGGGGTTTATGTGTTGCGCCGCGATGATGCGCTTATGGTTAAGCGGCTGGCGTTTCAGCCTGATGGCAGTGTTTCGGTGTTGAGCGACAACCCTGCCTATCCTTCCATGCAGGGCCTTGGCCTGGATAGTGTTGCCGTTGTCGGCCGCGTTGTCTGGGCCGGGCGGCGGCTATGA
- a CDS encoding GxxExxY protein has protein sequence MSERLEELASIVIDVAMGVHVDLGPGLLESVYEGVLANRLEKRGLKIDRQKPVRITVDGLDYADAFRFDLLVENQLLLEIKSVPKLAPIHTKQTLTYLRLMKLPLGLLINFGGITLKEGLKRVANNYRDAKL, from the coding sequence TTGTCTGAACGGTTGGAAGAACTTGCTAGCATTGTCATTGATGTGGCCATGGGTGTGCACGTTGACTTGGGGCCGGGTTTGCTGGAATCGGTTTACGAGGGAGTGTTGGCTAACCGTCTGGAAAAGCGTGGGTTAAAAATTGACCGGCAAAAGCCGGTCAGGATTACTGTCGATGGTCTGGATTATGCCGATGCATTCCGATTTGATCTGCTAGTCGAGAACCAGTTGCTTCTTGAAATCAAGTCTGTGCCTAAATTGGCACCAATTCATACCAAGCAAACATTGACCTATCTGCGTTTAATGAAACTACCGCTGGGTTTACTCATAAATTTCGGCGGCATAACTTTGAAAGAAGGGCTTAAGCGTGTGGCTAATAACTATCGTGATGCAAAGCTCTAA
- a CDS encoding MBL fold metallo-hydrolase: protein MSNVTSSMNPAPQPPLRAAIIPVTPLQQNCTLFWCTKTNKAAFVDPGGDLPRLKAALEQSGAELEKILITHGHIDHCGEAGKLAKELGVPIEGPHEEDRFWISRLEDDGRNYGIAGEVFEPDRWLHDGEQVTVGDLVLDVIHCPGHTPGHVVFHHAPSKLAIVGDVLFQGSIGRTDFPRGNHQDLLDAITGKLWPLGDDITFVPGHGQTSTFGHERKTNAFVADDVLAAR, encoded by the coding sequence ATGAGCAATGTCACCTCTTCGATGAACCCGGCTCCCCAGCCGCCCCTGCGCGCCGCGATCATTCCGGTGACGCCGTTGCAGCAGAACTGCACCCTGTTCTGGTGCACCAAGACCAACAAGGCGGCCTTTGTCGACCCCGGTGGCGATCTGCCGCGGCTCAAAGCGGCGCTTGAGCAATCGGGCGCGGAGCTGGAAAAAATCCTGATCACCCATGGCCATATCGATCATTGCGGTGAAGCGGGGAAGCTGGCCAAGGAACTTGGCGTGCCGATTGAAGGGCCGCATGAGGAAGACCGGTTCTGGATTTCGCGGCTGGAGGATGATGGCCGCAACTATGGCATTGCCGGTGAAGTGTTTGAGCCTGATCGCTGGCTACATGATGGCGAGCAGGTAACGGTGGGCGATCTGGTGCTCGACGTTATCCATTGCCCGGGTCACACGCCGGGCCATGTGGTGTTCCACCATGCGCCCTCCAAGCTGGCGATTGTTGGCGATGTGCTGTTCCAGGGCTCTATCGGCCGCACCGATTTCCCGCGCGGCAATCATCAGGATTTGCTCGACGCGATTACCGGCAAGCTTTGGCCGCTCGGCGATGACATCACCTTCGTCCCCGGCCATGGCCAGACCAGCACTTTCGGCCATGAACGCAAGACCAATGCCTTTGTCGCCGATGACGTGCTGGCGGCGCGCTAG
- a CDS encoding efflux RND transporter periplasmic adaptor subunit translates to MRSHPIISGIVVLAIGFMGYWLFAGSSPGYEYVTEPASRGDVVRTVSASGKLRALNTINVGSEISGQVTAVYVDFNSPVEEGQLLAEIDSTRPRAQVTQARAQVDLARASLAQALAAIRQAETDVQVQTREFERRKVLEEKGFVSGAGLDQAQNALVTAKATLSTAKAQAQSARAQIAQSEAQLASAELDLQRTRIIAPAAGVVINKLVEPGTTVAANFQTPNLFQIAADTSKMQVEASVDEADIGQVKQGQTVRFTVDSYPGETFRAKVQQIRKSATEAQNAVSYLVILDVDNKDGKLLTGMTANVDIETGRKRNVLRVPVSATRFRPREEDRPQTDDAQGANAKDKAPDKAVIWVAGDDPFSPESKTISIGLSGEDFVEVKEGVAPKEEVLVRVRTVGGSEAQAQ, encoded by the coding sequence GTGCGCAGTCACCCCATCATCTCCGGCATAGTGGTCCTCGCTATCGGTTTCATGGGCTATTGGCTTTTTGCCGGGTCATCTCCTGGCTATGAATATGTGACCGAACCAGCATCTCGTGGCGACGTGGTGCGCACGGTGTCCGCCAGCGGAAAGTTACGGGCACTGAATACCATCAATGTCGGTTCGGAGATTTCCGGGCAGGTCACCGCGGTCTATGTTGATTTCAACTCACCCGTAGAAGAAGGTCAGCTACTTGCTGAGATTGATTCTACCCGCCCTAGGGCGCAGGTGACGCAGGCCAGAGCACAGGTGGACCTGGCCCGCGCCAGCCTGGCGCAAGCGCTGGCCGCCATCCGTCAGGCAGAAACCGACGTCCAAGTGCAAACCCGCGAATTTGAACGGCGCAAGGTGCTGGAAGAAAAAGGGTTTGTTTCTGGTGCAGGACTTGATCAAGCACAGAATGCTCTGGTCACTGCCAAGGCGACATTGAGCACTGCCAAGGCACAGGCGCAAAGCGCCCGGGCACAGATAGCGCAAAGTGAAGCGCAACTGGCCTCAGCCGAACTCGATCTGCAACGCACCCGGATCATCGCGCCAGCAGCCGGTGTTGTGATCAACAAGCTGGTTGAACCAGGCACCACCGTTGCCGCCAATTTCCAGACCCCTAATCTGTTTCAGATCGCGGCGGATACCAGCAAGATGCAGGTTGAGGCCTCGGTCGATGAAGCCGATATTGGGCAGGTCAAACAGGGGCAGACCGTTCGCTTTACCGTTGACAGCTATCCCGGCGAAACCTTCCGCGCCAAGGTGCAGCAAATTCGAAAGTCGGCAACCGAAGCGCAAAACGCCGTCAGTTATCTCGTCATCCTCGATGTTGACAACAAAGATGGCAAATTGCTCACGGGGATGACGGCCAATGTCGACATAGAAACCGGGCGCAAGCGCAATGTTTTACGTGTTCCTGTCAGCGCCACCCGCTTTCGTCCGCGCGAGGAGGATCGCCCGCAGACTGATGATGCGCAAGGCGCCAACGCCAAGGACAAAGCCCCCGACAAGGCCGTGATCTGGGTCGCCGGTGACGATCCATTCAGCCCGGAAAGCAAGACCATCAGCATCGGGCTGAGTGGCGAGGATTTTGTTGAAGTCAAAGAAGGGGTTGCACCCAAAGAAGAAGTGTTGGTGCGCGTTCGCACTGTTGGCGGCAGCGAGGCGCAGGCACAATGA
- a CDS encoding ABC transporter ATP-binding protein, translated as MSAPLVETRDLVKTYTLGSETIHAVHGVSLSIERGEYVAIMGASGSGKSTFMNMIGCLDVPSEGDVLIDGIATADMGSDALAALRNRKIGFVFQQFNLLARTSALDNVAVPLIYAGLSSAERQSRAKAKLEAMGLGERLDHTPAKLSGGQQQRVAIARALVTEPLILLADEPTGALDSATSEDIMSIFEQLNNDGITIIVVTHEGDIADHAKRRIEFRDGKVIEDRAVTNRQLKHASTEAMA; from the coding sequence ATGAGCGCCCCGCTGGTCGAGACGCGGGATCTGGTCAAGACCTATACGCTGGGCAGTGAAACTATCCATGCCGTGCATGGCGTATCGCTCAGCATAGAGCGCGGCGAATATGTTGCGATCATGGGGGCCAGTGGCTCGGGCAAGTCGACCTTTATGAACATGATCGGCTGTCTGGACGTACCGAGCGAGGGCGATGTGCTGATCGACGGCATCGCAACCGCGGATATGGGCAGCGACGCGCTGGCGGCATTGCGCAATCGCAAGATCGGTTTTGTGTTTCAGCAGTTCAATCTGCTGGCGCGCACATCCGCGCTCGACAATGTGGCGGTGCCTCTCATTTATGCCGGGCTGAGCTCCGCCGAGCGGCAAAGCCGCGCCAAGGCCAAGCTCGAAGCGATGGGACTTGGTGAACGGCTTGACCATACACCGGCTAAGCTCTCGGGAGGTCAGCAACAGCGTGTGGCCATCGCCCGGGCACTGGTAACCGAACCGCTGATCCTGCTCGCCGATGAGCCTACCGGCGCGCTCGACAGCGCAACCTCTGAAGACATTATGTCGATCTTTGAACAACTCAATAATGATGGCATCACCATTATAGTCGTCACCCATGAAGGCGATATTGCCGATCATGCCAAACGCCGGATAGAGTTTCGCGACGGCAAAGTGATAGAAGATCGCGCAGTCACCAATCGCCAACTGAAACATGCCTCGACCGAGGCCATGGCCTGA
- a CDS encoding ABC transporter permease translates to MGGRIWHLLSDWMVNIAIAMTALRTNLMRSILTMLGVMIGVFAVTLAVAVGAGAQVSVMQSINALGSNMAIVIPEPETSGPRRSFDRGRLTMRDARAIQKQVPGVEFIAPQLRSTVQMTVAGTNTSTNAIGTTMRYAEITNSGVQSGRFLDEADQRSAARVVVLGTTVAQELFGDFDPVGQTVRINRIPFSVIGLLESKGSTFGNDNDDTAVIPIATMRQRFVGDTLSGPDDLNLLFVGFSDATSLVQSKEEITRILRERYRVEEDALSPFTVRTTEEFLRETETVTSIFQIVLVAIASISLLVGGIGIMNIMLVSVTERTREIGLRMALGARRSDIRNQFLVEAAVLCVLGGTVGLILAWISGIALAAYADFPVPIGIGVAIGAILFSALIGLLFGGYPAIRASRLSPIEALRSE, encoded by the coding sequence ATGGGCGGGCGCATATGGCATCTGCTCTCCGACTGGATGGTCAATATTGCCATCGCGATGACGGCGCTCCGCACCAATTTGATGCGCTCGATCCTGACCATGCTGGGTGTGATGATCGGCGTGTTCGCGGTGACACTGGCGGTTGCGGTTGGCGCCGGAGCTCAGGTTTCGGTGATGCAATCAATCAATGCGCTCGGTTCCAATATGGCGATTGTCATCCCGGAACCCGAAACCAGCGGGCCAAGGCGCAGCTTTGACCGCGGTCGCCTGACTATGCGCGATGCCCGCGCCATCCAGAAACAGGTGCCCGGCGTCGAATTTATCGCGCCGCAATTGCGTTCTACTGTGCAAATGACCGTGGCGGGAACCAACACTTCGACCAATGCCATTGGCACAACCATGCGCTATGCCGAAATCACCAATAGCGGGGTGCAATCGGGCCGCTTTCTCGACGAAGCCGATCAGCGCAGCGCTGCACGGGTTGTCGTCCTCGGCACCACTGTAGCGCAGGAGCTTTTCGGCGATTTTGATCCGGTCGGCCAGACGGTCCGGATCAACCGCATCCCGTTTTCCGTGATCGGCTTGCTCGAATCCAAAGGATCAACCTTTGGCAATGACAATGACGACACCGCTGTCATCCCGATAGCAACCATGCGCCAGCGTTTTGTTGGCGACACGCTGTCCGGGCCGGATGATCTCAACCTGCTGTTTGTCGGTTTCTCCGATGCAACTTCATTGGTGCAGAGCAAGGAAGAAATCACCCGGATTCTGCGCGAGCGCTATCGGGTTGAGGAAGATGCGCTCTCTCCCTTCACCGTGCGCACCACTGAGGAGTTTTTGCGCGAGACCGAGACGGTGACCAGCATCTTCCAGATTGTGCTGGTAGCGATTGCGTCCATCTCACTATTGGTCGGTGGTATCGGCATTATGAATATTATGCTGGTCAGCGTCACCGAACGCACGCGCGAAATTGGCTTGCGGATGGCGCTGGGGGCAAGGCGCAGCGATATCCGCAACCAGTTTCTGGTTGAGGCAGCGGTCTTATGCGTCCTCGGAGGGACGGTCGGCCTGATCCTCGCCTGGATCAGCGGTATTGCCCTCGCCGCTTATGCCGACTTTCCTGTGCCCATCGGCATCGGCGTAGCGATCGGTGCGATCCTGTTTTCTGCACTGATCGGTCTGTTGTTCGGCGGCTATCCCGCAATCCGGGCCTCACGACTATCGCCGATTGAGGCATTGCGCAGCGAATAG
- a CDS encoding M48 family metallopeptidase yields the protein MSDNLPQDETILLTRRKMMFLAALAGGVSATAPLYAQFNLGRKLDAAKKVIDAASYNDEEMKVFFDQMSEDMDSKNPVASMDDPYGKRIANLSQGLQTYDGLDLDIKAYLVEDVNAFAMANGTIRVFAGLMDQFTDDEVRYVIGHEIGHVKRGHTKKRMQGALQKEAAFGVASAAGGKVSQIANSQLGALFGNVISAQHSQKHERQADDYAMQFMTDNSYDRQACVTALEKLAGMSGGSSGPQWLSTHPSPSSRAKRMRKQLS from the coding sequence ATGAGCGACAACCTTCCCCAGGATGAAACCATATTGCTTACCCGCCGCAAGATGATGTTCCTTGCCGCATTGGCCGGAGGTGTTAGTGCGACCGCTCCGCTCTATGCCCAGTTCAATCTTGGCCGCAAGCTCGACGCGGCGAAGAAGGTCATTGATGCCGCTTCTTATAATGATGAAGAAATGAAGGTCTTTTTCGACCAGATGTCCGAGGACATGGATAGCAAGAATCCGGTTGCCTCGATGGACGACCCTTATGGTAAGCGCATCGCCAACCTGTCGCAGGGCCTTCAAACCTATGACGGGCTCGACCTCGATATCAAAGCCTATCTGGTTGAGGATGTGAACGCTTTTGCCATGGCTAATGGCACCATCCGCGTCTTCGCCGGACTGATGGACCAGTTCACCGATGATGAGGTGCGCTATGTGATCGGCCATGAAATCGGTCATGTTAAGCGCGGCCACACCAAAAAGCGGATGCAGGGCGCGCTTCAGAAAGAAGCGGCCTTTGGGGTCGCCAGTGCTGCGGGCGGTAAAGTCAGCCAGATTGCCAACTCGCAACTCGGCGCGCTGTTCGGCAATGTGATTTCCGCGCAGCACTCGCAGAAGCATGAGCGTCAGGCTGATGACTATGCCATGCAGTTTATGACCGACAATAGCTATGACCGTCAGGCTTGCGTTACGGCGCTGGAAAAACTGGCGGGCATGAGCGGTGGCAGCAGCGGCCCGCAATGGCTGTCGACCCATCCGAGTCCATCAAGCCGGGCCAAGCGGATGCGCAAACAGCTCTCCTGA